A part of Pseudomonadota bacterium genomic DNA contains:
- a CDS encoding type II secretion system F family protein, whose translation MPFDPKSLGMAPEDIVAILAAAAALVSVLAVWVGLIARDPMALRARGLLARRDELRAGFLAAPRRQHRRELGLGLMRKVVARLNLMRSNQVDRVTQRLAQAGWRRRDALTVYLFMKAVLPIVLGAVALFLIYGLKILGSASPMLNLFFALAAVLAGAYAPEIFVQNQIRRRRQQIRLGLPDGLDLMVICAEAGLSLDAMLERVARELSLSWPELAEEIGLTAVELGFLPERKQAMENLSARIEMTEVRALTNTFAQTERYGSPLSQSLRVLAKELRTERLTRAEEKAARLPAILTVPMITFILPALFIVLIGPAILKVIDGLGGL comes from the coding sequence ATGCCGTTCGATCCGAAATCCTTGGGCATGGCACCGGAGGACATCGTCGCCATTCTGGCCGCCGCCGCCGCCCTGGTCAGCGTCCTCGCCGTTTGGGTCGGGCTGATCGCCCGCGACCCGATGGCGCTGCGCGCCCGCGGACTGCTCGCCCGTCGCGACGAGTTGCGCGCGGGGTTTCTGGCGGCACCCCGCCGGCAGCATAGACGGGAACTCGGCCTTGGCCTGATGCGCAAAGTCGTGGCCCGGCTCAACCTCATGCGCTCGAACCAGGTGGATCGGGTCACGCAACGGTTGGCCCAGGCCGGCTGGCGCCGCCGCGATGCCCTGACCGTCTATTTGTTCATGAAAGCGGTTTTGCCGATCGTTCTCGGGGCGGTCGCGCTTTTTCTGATCTACGGGCTCAAGATCTTGGGTTCCGCCAGCCCGATGCTGAATCTTTTCTTTGCGCTGGCTGCCGTTCTGGCGGGGGCCTATGCGCCGGAAATTTTCGTGCAAAATCAGATCCGTCGGCGACGGCAGCAGATTCGTCTCGGCCTTCCGGACGGTCTCGATCTCATGGTCATCTGTGCCGAGGCGGGCCTGAGCCTGGACGCCATGCTGGAACGCGTCGCGCGCGAGCTTTCGCTTTCCTGGCCCGAGCTTGCCGAAGAAATAGGCCTGACGGCCGTCGAGCTTGGTTTTCTGCCGGAGCGGAAGCAGGCAATGGAAAATCTATCCGCACGCATCGAGATGACGGAGGTTCGCGCGCTGACGAACACGTTTGCCCAGACCGAACGCTACGGGAGCCCGCTTTCCCAATCCTTGCGTGTGCTGGCGAAGGAGTTGCGGACCGAGCGGTTGACGCGGGCGGAAGAAAAAGCGGCGCGGTTGCCGGCCATTCTTACCGTTCCGATGATCACGTTCATTCTGCCGGCGCTGTTTATCGTCCTGATCGGGCCGGCGATCCTCAAGGTCATCGATGGGTTGGGGGGCTTATAA
- a CDS encoding tetratricopeptide repeat protein produces MPWIKLFWPSFRRAAGCGLFGLFLLAGGCAADGNRPASPDAETATVDTLLRVAARTRAGGDLASAVGLYQRAHLLDPKRAEPLVELGFTLSAMGAKRDAATALRTALALEPENANARRELAYTLLALSEPQAAYEEFRQVSERQGEDAATLNGMGVALDRLGDHARAQANYRKALSMTPENLSVRNNLGLSLALNGKHKEAIRLLQEVAVDSAASPRERQNLALAYGLAGDFEAAAKVGRIDLKEGAVQSNLAYYRHLRTLSETARVNAVMTGQPTGESAAAKGAHD; encoded by the coding sequence ATGCCTTGGATAAAACTTTTTTGGCCGTCCTTTCGTCGGGCCGCCGGTTGCGGGCTTTTCGGCCTGTTCTTGCTGGCCGGGGGATGCGCGGCGGATGGCAACCGCCCCGCCTCGCCGGACGCGGAAACGGCGACGGTGGATACCCTGCTTCGGGTCGCGGCGCGCACCCGGGCGGGCGGCGATCTCGCTTCGGCCGTCGGTCTCTACCAGCGCGCCCACCTGCTCGACCCGAAGCGCGCGGAGCCCCTGGTCGAACTCGGCTTCACCCTGAGCGCGATGGGCGCCAAGCGCGACGCCGCCACGGCCCTGCGCACGGCCCTCGCCCTGGAACCGGAAAACGCAAACGCCCGCCGCGAGCTTGCTTACACGCTGCTCGCGCTCAGCGAGCCGCAAGCGGCCTACGAGGAATTCCGGCAAGTCTCCGAACGGCAAGGCGAAGATGCCGCCACCCTCAATGGCATGGGCGTCGCCCTCGATCGCCTGGGTGACCACGCGCGCGCCCAAGCCAATTACCGGAAGGCGCTGTCCATGACTCCTGAAAACCTTTCCGTCCGTAACAACCTTGGGCTTTCGCTGGCCTTGAACGGAAAACACAAAGAAGCCATTCGCCTTTTGCAGGAAGTCGCCGTCGACTCGGCGGCAAGTCCGCGGGAACGACAGAACCTCGCCCTTGCCTATGGTCTTGCCGGCGATTTCGAGGCGGCGGCGAAGGTCGGACGGATCGACCTCAAGGAGGGCGCGGTTCAAAGCAACCTCGCCTATTATCGCCACCTGCGGACCCTTTCGGAGACGGCCAGGGTAAACGCCGTCATGACCGGCCAGCCGACCGGCGAAAGTGCGGCCGCGAAGGGAGCCCATGATTGA
- a CDS encoding TadE family protein, with protein MREAIKNIWNIGKLLRSEGGVTAIEFAFAMPIVAVALIGLIEFAMIMFVTTLMEGGLREAARFGITGFAPAGVSREQRILDILADRTLGLVDVNQAEITTLIYPAFDDIGKPEPYTDDSPANGSYDAGEAFVDINGNGQWDADMAAAGAGGPGDIVVYRITYDWEMLTGLLDNFIGQGGAIRLTASIAVQNEPFEVAGP; from the coding sequence ATGCGGGAAGCGATCAAAAACATCTGGAATATCGGCAAATTGCTTCGCAGCGAGGGTGGTGTAACCGCGATCGAATTCGCCTTTGCGATGCCGATTGTGGCGGTGGCGCTGATCGGCCTTATCGAGTTCGCCATGATCATGTTCGTCACCACGCTGATGGAAGGGGGGCTGCGTGAGGCCGCCCGTTTCGGGATCACCGGCTTCGCGCCGGCGGGTGTTAGCCGCGAGCAACGTATCCTCGATATTCTGGCCGACCGTACGCTCGGCCTAGTGGACGTGAACCAGGCCGAGATCACGACCTTGATCTACCCGGCCTTCGACGATATCGGAAAGCCCGAGCCCTATACGGACGATTCGCCCGCCAACGGCAGCTACGACGCCGGCGAAGCCTTCGTGGACATCAACGGCAACGGCCAGTGGGACGCCGACATGGCGGCGGCGGGGGCTGGCGGGCCCGGGGATATCGTCGTTTACCGGATTACCTACGATTGGGAGATGCTGACCGGCCTCCTCGATAACTTTATCGGTCAGGGCGGTGCGATCCGGCTGACGGCCAGCATCGCCGTTCAGAACGAACCCTTCGAGGTGGCTGGGCCATGA
- a CDS encoding TadE/TadG family type IV pilus assembly protein, giving the protein MMKCFLHRFRRDHRGSLLVETAFVMPLLVVMILAGVELTRYMLLQQKLDAVAVTVADLVAQRKEISAATVDRIFQATNHVITPFTFGANGAVVVTSVSANGGGPVVDWQRIGGGTFSVASAIGTPGSAATLPAGFLVRNGENAIVAEVFYNYSPLLRTDFLTNLQMYHRSFFRPRFGSLSMLQ; this is encoded by the coding sequence ATGATGAAATGCTTCCTGCACCGCTTCCGGCGCGATCACCGGGGATCGCTCCTCGTCGAGACGGCCTTCGTCATGCCGCTTCTGGTCGTCATGATTTTGGCCGGCGTCGAGCTTACCCGCTATATGCTGTTGCAGCAGAAACTGGATGCCGTCGCTGTCACGGTGGCTGATCTCGTGGCGCAGCGCAAAGAAATCTCGGCGGCGACCGTCGATCGGATATTCCAGGCGACCAATCACGTCATCACCCCCTTCACGTTTGGGGCGAACGGCGCCGTCGTCGTGACATCGGTCAGCGCAAACGGCGGCGGGCCGGTCGTGGATTGGCAGCGCATCGGCGGCGGCACGTTTTCGGTTGCCAGCGCCATCGGAACTCCGGGAAGCGCGGCGACGCTTCCGGCGGGCTTTTTGGTCCGGAACGGGGAGAACGCGATCGTCGCCGAGGTGTTCTACAATTATTCACCCCTGCTGCGGACGGATTTCCTGACGAACCTGCAGATGTATCACCGATCCTTCTTCCGGCCGCGTTTTGGCTCCCTGAGCATGCTGCAATGA